The genomic region ACACTTCACAACTACACACAGAGACACCACAGATACTCCCACCCAGCACACAGGAGCACAGAGACGCCCCCAACATAGTGCACAAGACACACGTCATAAAATCCCTCAAATATACACCTCAACACCCACAGCTCACAACTCCCCAACCCTGTTACACAAACACCACATTGCAATTATGCACACATGCCACAAACACCCccccagttacacacacacacacacacacacacacacacacacttacttgaGTAGCTGTTGAATGGCATAAAGAGAATGGGGCATGGGGCTTGTCCCCTCTAAGGGCCACCaactcccatctggccccagggtggggactggctggctcaggggggtggaaaaTGGTGCACAGGACCTGCCCCTCTAAGGGGTGCTGGCTCTCATTtggccccagggcgggggacTGACTGGCTCAGGGGCCAGGGCCTTTCACATCCTTTCCCGGCAGGCACCCCCAGGGCGATGTGGCCAGGCGAGGGGTCGGAGCCGGCTGAGGAGCCAGGCGAGGAGGGCGACGTGCCTGAGCCgcgctgggagctgcggagcGAGTGCCACGCCCGGCAGTTCTTCGAGGCAGCGTTGGAGCTGCGCGGGCAGGGCCAGCTGACGGACATGACAGTGACAGCTAGCGCCCGGAGGTACCAGGCCCATGGCGTGGTGCTGGCTGCCATCAGCTCCTTCTTCTGCCAGCGGCTGGCATGCAGGGCCACCGGGGAAGTGGACGTGAGCCCACTGGCCACACCGTGCGGCTGGGAGGCCGTGCTGGATTTCGCCTATACCGGGGCCTTCGCGGCCATGCCGGGCACAGCCGGGGAGGTGGTGGCTGCAGCTCAGGCCCTGGGTGTGCCTCGGGTGGTGGAGATCTGCCAGAGGATGGGGGGCGGGCTGGAGGGCAGGAGCCTAGACGAGGAGCAGTGGGAGACGCTGCGGAGCATGGAGGAGCTGTACCGAGCCGGGGTGGGCTGCGACCTGGTGCTGACCACTGAAGGAGAGACCTTCCGAGGTgaatgggggctgcaggtcaggagtgaggagcaccggcagagctggggagggggcagggctgggctatcAGGGGGATGCAGGTTGgtagtgaggggcactggcagagctgggggagcccagggttgggatggccagcactgggggcagggcttgggtgcagggggctgtgggtcgggagtgaggggcactgccAGTGATGCacgggagcccagggctgggtaagcagggggctgcaggtcgggagtgaggggcaccggcagccctgggcaaggaggagcccaGGGCTCGGGTGGccggcactgggggcagggctggacagCTTGGGGCTGTCTTTGGGATCTCCGTGCCtgacctccccctctccccacagctcacCAGGCCGCCCTGAGCTGCGGCTGCGAGTACTTCCGGGCCATGTTCTGCAGCGGGATGCGGGAGGCGCACCAGGGGGCCGACCCCCTGCCCACGCTCATGGCCCCGGCCGACCTGCGCCTGCTGCTGCCCTTCGCCTACTCAGGGACAGTGGTGGGCAGCTGGGCCGAGCTGCTGGGCGCAGCTGAGACCGCCCTACAGTACCAGGCCTCGGGGCTGCTGGCACTGTGCCTGGAGGCCCTACAACAGACGCTGAGCCCAGCCCGCAGCCTGGATCTGCTGGCTTTCGCCCGCGCCTACGACCTGCGCCCGCTGGGCACTGCCACCCAGGCCTACGCCCTGGCCAACTTTGATGGGGTGGCGCGGTGCCCTGGCTTCCCGGCTCTGCCGCTGGCCgagctgctggccctgctgggCTCGGACGAGCTCTACGTGGCCAGCGAGGTGGACACCTTTGAAGCTGCCCTGCGCTGGCTGGACGCCGACCGCACCCGCCGCCTGCCCCACGCCGAGGCTGTCCTGGCACGAGTCCGCTTCTACCTGATGGGCACGCGGGAGCTGCGCCGGGTGCGGGCCGCGGACCTGCTGGCACCGCCGGgccggctctaccagctgctggTGGCAGCAGTGGCAGACGAGGGGCCCTGCCGTGTGCGCACCCCGGCCGGGGCCCTGGTGATCTGCGGGGGTGACGGGCTGGCGCCCAGCCTAGCCACCCGCCGCCCCGTCCGGGAGCTGTTCTTTGCCCACCAGTTCCACAGTGGTGTGGGGCTGGTCAAGCAGGTGGAGTGGAGGCGGCTAGGCCAGTTCCCGGACGGGCCACGGTTCCGCCACGCTGCCGCTGTGCTGGACAACGCGCTCTACGTGCTGGGCGGGAAGCACTACTACGGGGTGCGGGACACACTGGCCACGGCCTTCCGGTGAGTGGGGCAGGTGCTGGCCTCTAGGGGGTGCCAGCTCCCATCCCGCCCTGACGGGGGAGGCTGgccaaggggggtggggaatggggcacatGGCCTTTTCTGtccagggggtgctggctccctccagccccagggtgggggtcTGACTGGCTAGAGTCAGGGGAAGGGATCTGTGGTGGGCGGTGAGATGGCCAGCccaagggggcagggaatgggacctgaggtgggggggctggctggctggctggggtggggggaatgggacCTGGggatggctggggtgggggtggggcagggaatgtgatttggggtgtgtggggctggCCGGCCCAGGAGGGCACGGAATGGGACCTGGAACAGGCGGGGTgctggctggtggggtggggggaagggatctggggttggtggggggctggccagcccagggggcagggaatgggacctGGAACAGGCGGGGGgctggctggtggggtggggggaagggatccggagtggggggggggctggctggcccaggggggcagggaatgggaccgggggcagggaatggggtccATATGGGGAGtgcccacccccatcccattgcAGGTACGATCCCGCGCAGGACTCCTGGCAGCGCCTGGCTGACATGCCCAGCGCCCGTAGCTCCTTCCCAGCCGTGGGAGTGGCCGGGCGGATTTACGCCCTGGGGGGCAGCTCTGAGGACACCTACTGCACGGATGGGGTGCAGTGCTACGACCCCCCTGCCGACACCTGGAGGTGAGAGGAGGTagtgcctgctcctgctctgggAGCCCTGGGTCCCCTTTTCCCTCcaggacccccacccccgcacgGCTGAGCCAAAGTACCCATTGGCACCAGGGTGGTAGGGGCCAGGAGGGTGCTatggaggggctgtggggctgcCACTGGGGGCTGCCATGGGCAGTGGTAGGGGCCATGAGGGGCTGTTTGTTTCTGCTTTTTCCTCTATTTCATTggctgatttttctcttttcctttcttttctgtgccccctccccggcttccccCCCAGGCCGTGCTCCCCCCTGCCCGCCCCGCTTTGCGGCCACGCCGCCTGCACCTTGGACGGCGCCATCTACGTCTCGGGAGGCTGTGACGACTCCAATGAGGGCCGGGCCTGGCTGCTGCGGCTGGGCCCGgggggccccccagcccagctggcccCCATGCTGGAGGAACGGGCGGGCCACATCATGGAGGCGCTGGGGGGGCGACTCTACGTGGCTGGGGGCTTGCGCTGGCACGATGGGGGCTACACCGACCAGCTGGCCTGCGAGGTCTACAGCCCCAGTACGGACGCCTGGGTCCGGCTGAGCCCGCTGCCCCAGGCCCACGTGGGGGGCGCCTCGGCCGTCCTGCAGGGGGAGCTGTATGTGCTGGGGGGCTACAGCCAGGAGACCTACCGGGACAACCACCTGGTGCACGCCTACCAGCCGGGACGGGGGCGCTGGGTTACGCTGGgcaccctgccccaggcctgcgCTGACCTGCGGGCCTGCGTCCTGCTGCTGCCGCCTGCCCTGCGGGGGGACCTGGCCTGCCTGGTGCCCCGCCACGGGACCGGGCAGCCCCTGGCACCTCCGCACGGGGTGgggaccctgccccccaccgAACAGGGGACCCCTCTGAGTCCCCCATGGGACAGGGTCCCCCTCTAACCTCCCCCGATATCCCCATGGGACGGGGCCCCCTCTGACCCCCCACAGAACAGGGGACCCCTCTGACCCCCCTATGCAACAGGTCAGCCCCCAACACCCCTCAGCGGTATAGGGGAGCCCGATTTCgccacatggggtgggggagcctcTCTGACAAGGACCCGACACCTCTCCCTGGGACCCTCCCTCGGACACCCCCCGGGGccccctgaggagggagggggccaggcggtgggcgctggctcctggggcGCGAGTCGGGTCAATAAAGAGGGTTCGGCTCAGCCCCCGTCTGGTCATTCCCCACTCGCGGGGCCGCCACGGACCCCACGCAGCGCTctggggggccgggagcaggACACCCGCCGCGCGCGCAGACAGAACCACGGGGGGTTGGGAActcggactcctgggtcctcccAGGGGCGGGCTGAAATCTGAGCCCGGCTCTGGGGGCGGGTCAGGCAGGCACCTCCCACCAGTGATCCGGGCACCGGCCGGGCTGGGTGCGGTCACTGCGGTGCTTCCTGGTGCGTGGCCGGGGGGCCTGTGGGGCGGGGGCGAATGCAGGGGGAAGGCGCAGTGCAGAAAGGGGGTTGCTCTGGGGGGCTCCATGGGAGAAGGGCTTGGGAGTCTCCCAGGGCCAGGCAGCCCTgctctgtgacacacacacacccatccactTGCGAAGCCCCCTCCCTATTCCTGACCCTGTGttgggggagccggggcaggTCTGGGGCCAGGGGGACAATGTTCTCCTCCACTCAGAGTGCGTTGGAGGCTGAGaggccggactcctgggttctctcccggctctgggagaggagtggggtctggtgatcagagcaggggggttgggagccaggactcctggtttctctcccggctctgggaggggagtggggtctggtgatcagagcaggggggttgggagccaggactcctgggttctttcccagcTCTGAGCAGGGAGCGGCACTTGCTGTCTTCAAGCAGGAGTGTGGCCTCACTGGGCTCttgaactcctgggttctcatctCACTCTTCTCTCTCCAGCTGTTGCAGCCATGAAAACTCCAGGTCCCGCCCCCCGTccaagccctgcctcctgctggctggagaACCCTTTCCTGGggggccagagccccctcctcccagcatggGTAGAGGAGATCAGGGCCCGGCTTCTCCGCCctctcccgccccctgccccgtggCTGAGCTCCCTGACCCCCACAACCTGGCTGGCGCCTGCACCCAGCCGGGCGCCCCTTGCCCctggaggtgaggatgggacCCCGGCCCGCAGCGAGGAGCTGGAGCCGCCCTGGGTAAGATGGGCTGAGACTGGAAGCCAACTCGTGGTAGCTGCGACGCACAGCGGCCTGCAATTCCCAACCTGCGATGCCATGCCGGGGGAGGGACGCTGGGAGCACTCAGAGGGAGGGGGCGAAGTGGTGGGGGCGAGTGAGACAGGGGAGATGCcgaggaggggctgtggggtgggggggctgtagGGGGTGGCAGTCGAGGCAGGGGGTCCCTGAGAGGggacagttggggtggggggcactgtgtGTGGTCCCCATCCCTGTGGGTcaccccctgctctccctgcAGTGGGCCGACGCTGCCCCCGACCCCTCCAGCTCGCTGCCCCAGTACACCCTGACGGAGCTGCCGTCTGAGCCGAGCCTGGAGCCCCCAGGGCAGAGGGACCcttgcccccagcagccccctgggAAGGGTCCCCAGCAACGCCTGAGAGAGCACAAGGtaagagatgggggtggggggtctggactcctgggttctctcccaactctgggaggggagtggggtctagtggatgggtggggaggtggctgggagctgggactcctgggttcatccctgctccctgttccccccaGCTGGCCCTGGTGAACCTGGCGTGCTGCTCCCTTGTGGAGGGGCCTGATTTGGGAGCCCCCAGTGACCCGATGCGTAGGTGCCTGGTGgagctgtgtgaggagctggCCCAGCTGGAGCCTGAGTTCATCCTTAAGgtactggggggtggggctgctggccaggacgcctgggttcaatCCTCCTACCTAGGGGGTAAGGGACAAGCAGTCCGAGTAGGTGGGGGGTGGTCTCAAGTGCCCTATGCcagggcttggggagggggagtgagctTTAGTGAGTTAGAGCCGGGGTGCttggacgcctgggttctctccgggcctcagtttctcctctctccccacaggtCGCCCTGTATACACGCCAGGAGCTGAACATCCGGGGAACGGCCAACTTCCTGCTGGCACTGGCGGCCCGGCTGCCACCCTGCCGGCCCCACCTGCGCCGCTACGTGTGCGCCACCCTGCAGCTGCCCTCCGACTGGACCCAGGTGGTCACGCTCTTCCAGGTACCCAGCTTACCCCAGTGGCGTGTCGTTCCGCCGGCCAGTgccaccccctgctggccagcaCTGACCCGTCTCCCTCTCCCTCGCAGAGCCTGGTGGGCGCAGGGCGCCCCCTAGCCCCGCTGCCCCGCTGCCTCCGCACCGGCCTGGCGGACAAATTCCAGCAATTCGATGCCTACCAGCTGGCCAAGTACAACTCGCGCAAGAGCCGTGGCAAAGCCAGGGGACGCCCAAGGCCCCGCCAGCtagggagggaacccaggagtcctgctctcaggccccagccctgccagcctaTTCTTCCTCCCGGAGTCCCCCCACAGAAACCTCTGCCCTGGACGAGGAGATTCCGGCTGTGCAAGGCGTTCAGCAAGCTTCAGACAAAGGTGAGAGgactggggtctagtggttagagtggggggctggaagccaggactcctgagttctgtccCCTGCTCTTTGAGCAGTGAGTtacagcagaggggctggaaactaggactcctgggttctctgctgaTGTCTCCTGCAGTTTGAAAGTGGTCAGCCACTCCAGGAACCGCGCGAGACGAAGCCCTTCTCCCTGAAGGCACTGATCCGATGGCTGCATATCTCCAAGCCAGCCCAGCATGTCATGAGTCTGCTGGGCTGCAGGTGAGAGCCCTGGGGAGGGACCCAGGTGTCATgggtcccagcccctcccccactctatCCTCTAGACCTGAGAGCTGGCACAGAACCCCTTGTAGGCCCTGCTGGGACCCACCCTGTCTCTGCTGCCCCCCCCTCAGGTATCCCTCGGACCTGAGCTCCTTCTCCCGGAGCcacctgccagggccctgggacCCCGCCCGTGCTGGGACCCGAATGAAACTTCCGCAGCCCCAGACCTGGGACCGGCAGCTCAGCCAGCGCGGGAACAAGGCTGTGGtctgggaggagctgatcggtAAGGAGGGGCTTCATGGGGGGTTGCGCTTGCCCCCAGTGGTGCCCTGAGTGTGTCTAGGTGTCACCAGGGGGCACTGTTAGTTCTTTTCCCAGAGTGTGCAAGCTAGTGTTGAGTGCAAGGAGACAGGGCATGTGTGGGACCGGGTGGGCTGTCCGTGGGGCAGGTGTCTGGCCTAGCTGGAGCAGGGTTTGCTCGGTGCTCTAACACCCCCAAGGAGAGTCTAGCCTCGGGGCAGAGTGGGAGGCATGGCACCGGCTCTGATTGGCCCATGGGCTGGCTGGGCACAGCTGTGGCACAAAGTTCCATGAGGAGTTGGCCTCTGCCCCGCTCGGCAATGAGGGGCTGACTTGGGGATAAGGGCCCCCCTGAATGCACCCTTTGGTAGCCACAGGTCTCCCAGCGCCCCCTGTGGGCTGCAACCGGCCCAGCACTCATATGAATGTGGCTGGTGGGGCCCAGCGCCCCCTGGGAGCAGCAGCGAGCACTGCACCCTTGTGgacacagcgccccctgcctgtGGGTGGGGCTGTCTCCTAACCCTGCGTTGGGCTCTGCCTCACAGATTCGGGGAAGCTGCCATTCATGGCCATGCTCAGGAACCTGCAGAACATCATCCGGGCTGGGGTGAGCGAGCGGCACCACCAGCGAGTGCTCAGCCGGTTGCAGAACAAGGTATGGCCCTGGGACCCTGATTCCCCCCTCCCGACTCCCCAGAGCGAGATACAGCCCCGGGGACCCCGAATTCCCCCCTCACAGGTCACCAAAGTGAGGTATGGCCCcgaattcccccccccctcggATCTCCAGAGTGAGATACAGCCCCAAAATCCCATCCCCCCAAGATGGGATGGCTGGAGTGGTGTGAAGGGTTGCTGGGATCCTcgccctgacacccccccccccccccccccccaatttccaGGCGTCGGTCATCCACAGCCGGCAGTTCCCCTTCCGGTTCCTGGCGGCGAATAAAGTCATCCAGGACATGGAGGAGCAGCTGAGGAAGAAAGGTGAGACCAGGGCTGCCAAGCGGTGACACAAATGAATCgcgagatttaaaaaaaaaaaattcgcCTTTCATGGCTGGTCGAATCGCACCGTTACCCTATCCAATAGCAACTGAAACGTACCCTAAATATCTTCAGCTGTTTTCCTCCATTTACAAATCCAGCGATTGCACTGACAATGCCGAAGACGAAGAGTCCGGGGCTCATGTGAGATTATTAGtttggattacaaatatttgcactgtagaaaaaGCTACATGTCtcagcatgaaggggcatacagatgtttagtgtatctggcacgtaaataccttgccatgccatgcgaacacctgttctcacttaaAGGTGACAGTGTAAATAAACTcacagcattatttcctgcaaatgtaacacCCGTGTTTGAGCGATcagctgaacgagaagtaggactgagcagactcaggttctaaagttttacattggttggTTTCTGAGCGCAGTTGTTATTCTGCATTCGTACAGAGATCACCTGACAGCACTTGTATGATGTGAAtagaaatatttgtaatagaaaATAATCATCACTTTGTATTTTCCATGTGGTAATAGAAATTgataatttgaaaatgtagaaaagcagcCAAAAATCTTTGATACATTTCAGTTGCTACTCTACTGTTGTTTAAcggtgcgattaaaactgtgatgaattacaattaattttgtaaaaagaaaaggagtacttgtggcaccttagagactaacacatttgttagtctctaaggtgccacaagtactccttttctttttgcggatacagactaacacagctgctactctgaaaccaattaattttgttaatccagttaatttgttttgagttaatcgcgccAGTTAACTGTGATTCATTGACAGCACTGAGACCCCGAACAACCAGGGgcaagagcaggggtgggcaaactttttggcctgaggctcacatctgggtatggaaattgtatgggtgtccatgaatgctcatgaaactgggggttggggtgcgggagggggtgtgggctccagctgggggtgcggggtctggagTGGGCCCAGacatgaggagttcagggtgtgggaaggggttctgagctggggtagggagttgtgatgcaggtgtgtgtgtgtgaggtcttggggtggggatgcggggttgggggtgcaggagggtgatcCGGGCTGAGACCgaagggtttggagggcaggagggggatcagggctggggcagggggttggggtgctggaagggggcaggggtgcaggctccgggcggcgcttaccttgaacagctcccggaagcagcggtatgtcccctctctggctcctatgcggagatGCGACcaagcagctctgcatgctgccccgtccacaggcaccacctctgcacctcccattggctgtgagggcagcgcttggggtgggggcggcatgcggagccctctggctgtgtcctatgcataggagctagaagggggacatgccgctgcttctgggagccacgcggagccacaGCATGCACAGATTGGCCCATGGGGGGGCAAGCCCCAAACCcgctctgcagctggagcacgGGAACGGGGCAAGACCTGGATCCTGCTCCCTGGCGGGAACTCAAGGGCAAGATTAAAaagtctgaagggctggatgcggcccctgggccgtagtttgcccacccctgggcaaggggcactggcagagctgtggggagctcagggctgggctagtaggggctgtgggtcaggagtgatgGGCACTGTGTCTCTACCCCTCACACCTCcagacagccccctcccctctaACGTGGAGCTGCTGCGGGCGCTGCTGAGGCGTGGGAAGAAGCAGCCGGGGGGCCTGCCTGGGGTGCGGGGGCGGCCGCCCTGGACACGCCGGGAGCTGCGCGCGGCCTTGTCCATCCCAGTCCTCTTCCGCACTGTGAAGAGCGAAAAGCAGCGGCTGCGGAAGGCCAGGTGAGGGCCCCATGCTGGGCTCCTGGGCATGGCCAcagggggggcagcagggagggggaggctgggaaggggtggggtgggggggctggtcAGGTCGGGTGCCGGGTTGCAGGGGGAGCTAGgcagggggcagaaagggggagctgggcaggtgatgccaggctgtggggggggcaggtggggtgcCAGGTtgcaggggggctgggcagggagtgccaggctgtggggagggggtcaggggatgCCAGGCTGTGATGAGGCAGGTGGGGTGCCAGGCTGCAGGGGGTGCCAGGCTGCAGGGCGGGGGCCTGGGTAGGGGCTCAGCAGTGGCTTGTGCCCCCCAGGGAGCTGCGCCCGGACCCTGCCCTCCTGCTCCGCTATCGCTGGGCCCTGGACGCCGCCATCCGCATCTCCGCCCGGCACAACCTGCCCCCCCTGCCCGGCCGCACTCTCATCCTCTGCTGTGCCTCCAGCGCCATGGCGACGCCCTACCACCGGGCCCGGGAGCTGCGTGGTGCCCGGCCAGAGCCCATGACTGTGAGTCGGGGGGGTGGGAGAGCTGTGCTCACCCCCTGGCAGTGCCCTGTGGAGGTGCGGGGCGCTGCGCTCACCCCGTGGCAGTGcccggtgggggcgggggcagggcagggtgctgtgCTCGCCTCCCTGCAGTGCCCTGTGGGTGGGGCC from Natator depressus isolate rNatDep1 chromosome 13, rNatDep2.hap1, whole genome shotgun sequence harbors:
- the KLHL33 gene encoding kelch-like protein 33, with translation MWPGEGSEPAEEPGEEGDVPEPRWELRSECHARQFFEAALELRGQGQLTDMTVTASARRYQAHGVVLAAISSFFCQRLACRATGEVDVSPLATPCGWEAVLDFAYTGAFAAMPGTAGEVVAAAQALGVPRVVEICQRMGGGLEGRSLDEEQWETLRSMEELYRAGVGCDLVLTTEGETFRAHQAALSCGCEYFRAMFCSGMREAHQGADPLPTLMAPADLRLLLPFAYSGTVVGSWAELLGAAETALQYQASGLLALCLEALQQTLSPARSLDLLAFARAYDLRPLGTATQAYALANFDGVARCPGFPALPLAELLALLGSDELYVASEVDTFEAALRWLDADRTRRLPHAEAVLARVRFYLMGTRELRRVRAADLLAPPGRLYQLLVAAVADEGPCRVRTPAGALVICGGDGLAPSLATRRPVRELFFAHQFHSGVGLVKQVEWRRLGQFPDGPRFRHAAAVLDNALYVLGGKHYYGVRDTLATAFRYDPAQDSWQRLADMPSARSSFPAVGVAGRIYALGGSSEDTYCTDGVQCYDPPADTWRPCSPLPAPLCGHAACTLDGAIYVSGGCDDSNEGRAWLLRLGPGGPPAQLAPMLEERAGHIMEALGGRLYVAGGLRWHDGGYTDQLACEVYSPSTDAWVRLSPLPQAHVGGASAVLQGELYVLGGYSQETYRDNHLVHAYQPGRGRWVTLGTLPQACADLRACVLLLPPALRGDLACLVPRHGTGQPLAPPHGVGTLPPTEQGTPLSPPWDRVPL